A region from the Gossypium hirsutum isolate 1008001.06 chromosome A08, Gossypium_hirsutum_v2.1, whole genome shotgun sequence genome encodes:
- the LOC107918663 gene encoding protein TORNADO 2, which produces MALSNNVIGAINFVAMLLSIPIIGAGIWLANQPDNSCVKILQWPVIVLGVLILVVALAGFIGGFWRIPWLLIAYLVGMLILIILLACLVVFVYMVTMRGSGHLEPSRAYLEYHLEDFSGWLQRRVRSSFKWERIKICLSSTDICTQLNQTYTMAIDFFNSHLTPIESGCCKPPTECGYTFVNPTNWISPIDNIADPDCIQWSNDQTQLCYNCNSCKAGLLANIKQEWRKADIILLITLIALICVYLVGCCAFRNAKTEDIFRKYKQGYT; this is translated from the exons atggcACTAAGCAACAATGTCATCGGTGCAATCAACTTCGTTGCTATGCTGCTCTCCATTCCAATCATTGGTGCTGGAATCTGGCTTGCAAATCAACCAGATAATTCTTGTGTCAAGATTTTACAATGGCCTGTTATAGTTTTAGGAGTGTTAATCTTGGTTGTAGCACTAGCAGGCTTCATTGGAGGGTTTTGGCGCATCCCATGGCTCCTTATTGCTTACCTTGTTGGCATGTTGATCCTCATCATATTGCTTGCATGCTTGGTTGTTTTCGTCTACATGGTTACCATGAGAGGTTCAGGCCACCTTGAACCTAGTCGGGCATACTTGGAATATCACCTGGAAGATTTTTCAGGTTGGCTTCAACGAAGAGTTAGAAGTTCTTTCAAGTGGGAAAGGATTAAAATCTGTCTCAGCTCAACAGATATATGTACCCAGCTGAACCAAACTTATACAATGGCCATAGATTTCTTTAATTCCCATCTAACTCCAATAGAG TCTGGATGCTGTAAGCCACCAACTGAATGTGGATACACATTTGTGAATCCAACAAACTGGATCAGCCCCATCGACAACATAGCGGATCCGGACTGCATACAATGGAGCAATGACCAAACGCAGCTGTGCTACAATTGTAATTCATGCAAAGCGGGATTACTTGCAAATATAAAACAAGAATGGAGAAAAGCCGACATAATACTGCTCATAACTCTTATTGCTTTGATATGTGTATATCTAGTAGGGTGTTGTGCATTTAGGAATGCAAAGACTGAGGACATATTTAGGAAGTACAAGCAAGGTTATACGTGA
- the LOC107920562 gene encoding cinnamoyl-CoA reductase-like SNL6, with product MAPASFHHEKVCVMDASGRLGSTLVERLLERGYTVHAAVQGHVDDLKLNGVATEREKKLKIFRADPFDYQSITDALKGCSGLFYAFEPPQDHPAYDEYMVEVEVRAAHNVVEACARTETIDKVVFTSSATAVLWRDNNSQSLASDLDERHWSDVNFCRKFKLWHALSKTVAEKTAWALAMDRDINMVSINGGLLMEPHLSITHPYLKGAAEMYESGTFVTVDLQFLVDAHICVFEDVSSYGRYLCFNHAITNHEDAIHLARLLTPSAPSPPPSYEEANMIIQQRLSNKKLNKVMVDFESELLLED from the exons ATGGCTCCCGCTTCCTTCCATCACGAGAAAGTTTGCGTGATGGACGCCTCCGGTCGCCTTGGCTCTACCCTGGTTGAACGCTTGTTGGAAAGAGGCTACACTGTCCATGCTGCTGTTCAAGGCCATG TTGATGATTTGAAACTGAATGGGGTAGCTACTGAAAGGGAAAAGAAGCTCAAGATTTTCCGGGCAGACCCTTTCGATTATCAGAGCATTACCGACGCCCTGAAAGGCTGCTCTGGTTTGTTTTACGCCTTTGAGCCCCCACAAGACCACCCTGCCTATGAT GAATATATGGTAGAAGTGGAGGTACGAGCAGCACATAATGTGGTAGAGGCATGCGCTCGGACGGAGACAATAGACAAGGTGGTCTTCACATCCTCCGCCACTGCTGTTCTTTGGAGAGACAACAATTCCCAATCGCTTGCTTCCGATTTGGATGAACGCCATTGGAGCGACGTCAATTTCTGCCGCAAATTCAAg TTATGGCACGCGCTGTCAAAGACGGTGGCAGAGAAGACAGCATGGGCGTTAGCAATGGATAGGGACATTAACATGGTTTCAATCAACGGTGGGTTGTTGATGGAGCCTCATCTTTCCATCACCCACCCTTACTTGAAAGGAGCCGCTGAGATGTACGAGAGTGGGACGTTCGTCACAGTCGATCTTCAGTTCTTGGTGGATGCTCACATCTGCGTCTTTGAAGATGTTTCATCCTACGGTCGATATCTATGCTTCAATCACGCCATTACTAACCATGAAGATGCTATTCACCTCGCCCGTTTGCTTACACCTTCTGCTCCTTCCCCTCCTCCCAG TTATGAAGAAGCTAACATGATCATCCAACAAAGATTAAGCAACAAGAAATTGAACAAAGTGATGGTGGATTTTGAGAGTGAGCTGCTTTTGGAGGATTGA
- the LOC107918662 gene encoding protein TORNADO 2, with protein sequence MGTILTYDKYFYMLEITIILFGLAKCITRKLKLILIKEGTQFIVIRVPLAGLKLGNITLNIFFIFSFTLSLFYAIPFPVIRHYSIRFIRPQRKDILIILDLTDMAANSTTVGVINFITLLLSIPVIGAGIWLANEPDNACVKILQWPLIILGISIAVVALLGFVGGCWRITWLLIFYLFAMFILILVFACLVVLIYLITNQGSGHPAPGRIYLEHDLDDFSGWLRRKVTNPYKWDRIRSCLNSTDMCSELNQRYRIAQDFFNARLTSIQYGCCMPPAECGYSYINPTYWLTPNNTAASMDCLQWSNEQMQLCFHCDSCKAGLLANLTKEWRSVDIILFITLVVLICVYLIGFCFALRKSKTGDTSPRRHKQNT encoded by the exons ATGGGAACCATTTTAACATATGACAAATATTTTTACATGCTCGAGATCACTATAATTTTGTTTGGGCTTGCAAAATGTATAACACGGAAATTGAAGCTCATTCTTATCAAAGAAGGGACTCAATTCATCGTGATTCGTGTCCCTCTAGCTGGCCTAAAGTTGGGAAATATAACCCTgaacattttcttcattttctcctTCACTTTATCCCTATTCTATGCTATCCCATTTCCTGTAATCCGCCATTATAGTATTAGGTTTATTAGACCCCAGAGAAAAGATATTCTCATTATCCTCGATCTCACCGACATGGCAGCCAACAGCACCACTGTTGGTGTTATCAACTTCATCACCTTGCTTCTCTCGATTCCAGTCATCGGAGCAGGAATCTGGCTTGCAAACGAACCGGACAACGCTTGCGTGAAGATACTGCAATGGCCTCTTATAATACTAGGCATCTCAATCGCGGTCGTGGCACTGTTAGGCTTCGTAGGAGGGTGTTGGCGCATCACTTGGCTCCTCATCTTTTACCTTTTTGCAATGTTCATCCTGATACTAGTGTTTGCTTGTTTGGTTGTTTTAATCTATTTGATCACCAACCAGGGTTCAGGTCACCCTGCACCAGGCCGCATATACTTGGAACATGACCTTGATGATTTTTCCGGTTGGCTTCGTCGAAAAGTAACGAATCCTTACAAGTGGGATCGGATTAGATCTTGCCTTAACTCAACAGATATGTGTTCCGAATTAAACCAAAGATATCGTATAGCTCAGGATTTCTTCAATGCTCGGTTAACATCTATACAG TACGGATGCTGTATGCCGCCAGCTGAATGTGGGTACTCTTACATAAATCCTACGTATTGGCTGACCCCCAACAACACAGCAGCAAGCATGGACTGCTTGCAGTGGAGCAATGAACAAATGCAGCTTTGCTTTCATTGCGATTCATGCAAAGCGGGATTACTGGCTAATTTGACCAAAGAATGGAGAAGCGTAGACATCATTTTGTTCATTACACTTGTAGTTTTGATATGCGTGTATTTGATAGGGTTTTGTTTTGCTCTTAGGAAATCCAAAACTGGGGATACATCCCCAAGACGCCACAAACAAAATACATGA
- the LOC107919115 gene encoding RING-H2 finger protein ATL29: MSTSSTSNEPSSSSSKYSQPAPIIITIVFIVAVIGFFTAYLCSYFLKNVLAIWNYGRNPSAATAATEGGADMSDGLDPELIQAFPTFYYSSVKDFCPQKYSLECAICLAEFSDGDMLRFLTICCHVFHQECIDHWLESHKTCPVCRQELDVTSKSIVNVSSLQDSVRIEVSEDINNKVNGVEDAQCSLNSKEQHDKKHEVIERYLRSHSTGHSITIEEEEDKHTLRLPDNVRIKIARRHKSEGSYIAFGEFTSCEET, translated from the coding sequence ATGTCGACAAGTTCCACTTCTAATGAACCATCCTCCTCCTCATCAAAGTACAGCCAGCCAGCACCTATaattataacaatagttttcattGTTGCGGTCATTGGTTTTTTCACAGCATACTTATGTAGTTATTTCTTGAAAAATGTTCTTGCTATCTGGAATTATGGGCGTAACCCTTCAGCTGCTACAGCTGCCACAGAAGGTGGTGCAGATATGAGTGATGGTCTTGATCCTGAATTAATACAAGCTTTCCCTACATTTTATTATTCCAGCGTCAAAGACTTTTGTCCCCAAAAGTACAGTCTAGAATGCGCTATTTGCTTGGCAGAGTTTAGTGACGGTGACATGCTTCGATTTTTAACTATTTGTTGCCATGTTTTTCACCAGGAATGCATTGATCATTGGCTTGAATCACATAAAACATGCCCAGTTTGTCGTCAAGAGTTAGATGTGACTAGTAAATCAATAGTAAATGTAAGTTCACTACAAGATTCTGTTCGCATTGAAGTTTCAGAAGATATAAATAACAAAGTTAATGGTGTAGAAGATGCACAATGCTCTTTGAATTCGAAAGAACAACATGATAAAAAACATGAGGTCATAGAAAGATATTTAAGGTCACATTCAACGGGACATTCCATAACTATAGAAGAAGAGGAGGATAAACATACATTGAGACTGCCTGACAATGTAAGAATAAAGATTGCAAGGCGACATAAATCTGAAGGAAGTTATATTGCTTTTGGTGAATTTACAAGCTGCGAGGAGACATAG